One genomic window of Dermacentor andersoni chromosome 8, qqDerAnde1_hic_scaffold, whole genome shotgun sequence includes the following:
- the LOC126526679 gene encoding uncharacterized protein, whose product MNTITVLAFFGLVAAACAGFVGGYGGYGHGLGYGLGYGHGVAVAPVAAVHKTVVAPSYSAGAHYGSVHAVGHGYGHGYGYGHGYGYGGYGLGYGHGLGYGHGLGYGVALKGVAVGLGYGHGYGHGYGYHG is encoded by the exons ATGAACACCATC ACCGTCCTCGCTTTCTTCGGCCTTGTGGCCGCCGCCTGCGCCGGCTTCGTCGGTGGCTACGGCGGATACGGCCACGGCCTTGGCTATGGTCTCGGCTACGGACACGGCGTCGCTGTTGCTCCGGTTGCCGCTGTCCACAAGACCGTCGTCGCTCCCAGCTACAGCGCCGGAGCTCATTATGGCTCTGTCCACGCTGTGGGCCACGGCTACGGCCATGGTTACGGCTACGGCCATGGTTACGGCTATGGCGGCTATGGTCTTGGCTACGGACATGGCCTCGGATACGGCCACGGCCTCGGATACGGTGTTGCTCTCAAGGGTGTCGCCGTCGGTCTTGGCTATGGTCACGGATACGGCCACGGCTATGGCTATCATGGTTAA